A single genomic interval of Euwallacea similis isolate ESF13 chromosome 2, ESF131.1, whole genome shotgun sequence harbors:
- the LOC136418671 gene encoding cuticle protein 19.8-like gives MKLSLNGILLFVCFTAVTMARVISTEEESATPASPPKPYAFGYAAGRFPGHIDRTHSEVSDASGVVQGSYSYVDPTFKIRKVDYIADKTGFHPVLNHNVPALPQDTPVVAAAKQRHLIQYSRIASRHQQLPEVVVPADTKAVQFAKNRHLSLFQKIEEEHARIAAERATLNQQEDSSLHPNALEQKNEY, from the exons ATGAAGCTCTCTTTAAATGGA ATCTTGCTCTTCGTCTGCTTTACCGCCGTAACTATGGCAAGAGTAATTTCCACTGAAGAAGAAAGTGCAACCCCTGCCTCACCACCTAAACCATACGCATTTGGCTATGCTGCAGGAAGATTTCCTGGACACATTGATCGCACCCATTCCGAGGTGTCAGACGCGTCCGGAGTTGTCCAGG GTTCCTATTCTTATGTGGATCCTACGTTTAAGATCCGCAAAGTAGACTACATCGCAGACAAAACTGGATTTCATCCAGTGTTAAACCACAATGTCCCAGCTTTGCCCCAGGATACACCAGTTGTTGCAGCTGCCAAACAGAGACATTTGATTCAATATTCCAGGATTGCTAGTAGACATCAGCAACTTCCAGAG GTAGTTGTACCCGCCGACACAAAGGCAGTTCAGTTTGCTAAAAACAGGCATTTAAGCCTGTTTCAGAAAATTGAGGAAGAACACGCTAGAATAGCTGCTGAACGAGCAACCTTGAACCAACAGGAAGATTCATCTCTGCACCCTAATGCGCTAGAgcagaaaaatgaatattag
- the LOC136418595 gene encoding gastrula zinc finger protein XlCGF57.1-like: MESFTSLCCICMGNTETLSLLDSKDGNSIKFLKKLAICVPSETWHPFYQICNSCTTQLDITYKFIQNCIESEEFRKKCLLEIECKSPNIPNESSELEKFACDHCNRKFRQKKYLSQHITKLHSNKKARPSADFGDDVLDNGIVNEQDYKVDIDDIVVKKDPSIDEELDKENTRLLLDEEKCFSDDDVANNGQIDANYSSYSEKSENEEDDEFEESPVGQRLKKKGVKKEPQKCSFCDEVFPKRLDWIKHVRTKHTMEKPFACDQCDARYMNRYSLLIHARKHTNEKPFICATCGKSFVSSADLNHHNKIHNKDRAYPCPSCDRRFKTHSNLRTHRLQMHLDPADWKFPCHLCDKKFPMRGNLMKHLKRHAGIKEFDCHICGKKFVNKAELMLHLNTHTNQRLFKCTICDKDYKNREGLRRHMKVVHDQGNWKAPKPIHKFLCPMCPKMFAFGNKLQRHMFTHTGEKPFKCDYCPKRFIDNYGRKVHYKKDHEVAEGDICNVGS; the protein is encoded by the exons ATGGAAAGTTTTACCTCATTGTGCTGCATTTGTATGGGAAATACAGAAACCCTAAGTTTATTGGACAGTAAAGATGGAAACAGCATAAAGTTCTTGAAGAAATTAGCAATTTGTGTGCCTAGCGAA ACGTGGCATCCcttttatcaaatttgcaaTTCATGTACCACCCAACTGGACATTACTTATAAGTTCATACAAAATTGCATAGAGAGCGAAGAATTCAGAAAGAAATGTTTGTTAGAAATCGAGTGCAAATCACCTAATATTCCAAATGAATCCTctgaattagaaaaatttgcatgCGATCACTGCAACAGAAAATTCCGCCaaaagaagtatttaagtCAACACATTACCAAACTACATTCAAATAAGAAGGCACGACCTAGTGCTGATTTTGGGGATGATGTGTTGGATAATGGGATAGTTAATGA GCAAGATTACAAAGTAGACATTGATGACATTGTTGTAAAAAAAGATCCCTCAATTGATGAGGAGCTAGACAAGGAAAATACAAGACTGCTTCTAGATGAAGAGAAATGTTTCAGTGATGATGATGTAGCCAATAATGGCCAGATTGATGCTAACTATAGCAGTTACAGTGAAAAATCTGAA aATGAAGAAGATGATGAATTTGAGGAAAGTCCGGTGGGGCaaagattaaagaaaaaaggagTGAAAAAAGAGCCACAAAAGTGCAGCTTCTGCGATGAAGTTTTTCCAAAACGTTTGGATTGGATAAAACACGTACGCACGAAACACACTATGGAAAAACCATTCGCGTGCGATCAGTGCGATGCCCGATACATGAACAG gTACAGTCTCCTAATACACGCCCGAAAACACACCAACGAAAAACCGTTCATTTGCGCCACCTGTGGCAAAAGTTTCGTGTCTTCTGCAGACTTAAACCATCACAATAAAATCCACAACAAAGACCGCGCCTATCCGTGTCCGTCCTGCGATAGACGCTTCAAAACGCACAGCAACCTACGCACGCACCGTCTCCAAATGCATCTAGATCCGGCCGATTGGAAGTTTCCCTGTCATTTGTGCGATAAGAAATTTCCCATGAGGGGCAACCTGATGAAGCATTTGAAGCGCCATGCGGGCATTAAGGAGTTTGACTGTCACATTTGCGGAAAGAAATTCGTAAACAAAGCAGAGCTTATGCTGCATTTAAACACACACACCAATCAACGATTATTCAAGTGTACGATTTGCGATAAAGATTATAAGAACAGAGAGGGACTAAGACGGCATATGAAGGTCGTACATGACCAGGGGAATTGGAAGGCACCGAAGCCCATACACAAATTTTTGTGTCCAATGTGTCCTAAAATGTTTGCTTTCGGGAACAAGTTGCAAAGACACATGTTTACGCATACAGGAGAAAAGCCTTTTAAGTGTGACTATTGTCCGAAAAGATTCATCGATAATTATGGAAGGAAAGTGCACTATAAGAAAGACCATGAAGTCGCCGAGGGTGATATTTGTAATGTTGGCAGTTAG
- the Csl4 gene encoding exosome complex component CSL4, with the protein MNKEPLICLPGQRLSIADATYTTGQGTYQRQGYVYSMLAGTVEIIDRNGVKVIEVHTAGEQTIVPAQGDIVTAQVCLITQQYAKCNIKCIGGTVLRSPFKAVVRRENIRATEKDKIEVYKSFRPGDIILARVLPITEAHSYQLTTAENELGVVTAYSEAGYSMVPVSWTEMQCPKTLVKEPRKVAKIIPENIELDGLNLDSDVDD; encoded by the exons ATGAACAAAGAACCTTTAATTTGCCTTCCCGGCCAGAGACTTTCTATAGCTGATGCGACTTACACAACAGGCCAAGGCACTTACCAAAGGCAGGGCTATGTTTACTCAATGTTGGCCGGAACAGTGGAAATCATAGACCGAAATGGAGTAAAAGTGATTGAAGTCCATACTGCTGGAGAACAGACTATTGTGCCAGCCCAAGGGGATATAGTGACTGCCCAG GTATGCTTAATTACTCAACAATATGCCAAATGTAACATTAAATGCATCGGAGGCACAGTGCTTCGAAGTCCCTTCAAGGCTGTAGTAAGACGAGAAAATATCAGAGCCAcagaaaaagacaaaattgagGTTTACAAGAGCTTCAGGCCTGGAGATATTATTCTAGCAAGAGTG cTGCCAATAACAGAAGCACATTCTTATCAGTTGACTACGGCTGAAAATGAACTGGGGGTAGTCACAGCATATAGCGAAGCTGGTTATTCTATGGTGCCAGTGAGTTGGACAGAGATGCAGTGCCCAAAGACTTTAGTTAAAGAACCAAGGAAAGTTGCCAAAATAATACCCGAGAATATTGAGCTTGATGGGTTGAATTTAGACTCAGATGTTGATGACTAA